In Balearica regulorum gibbericeps isolate bBalReg1 chromosome 2, bBalReg1.pri, whole genome shotgun sequence, one DNA window encodes the following:
- the LOC104643684 gene encoding guanylate kinase isoform X2, translating into MQGPRPVVLSGPSGAGKSTLLKKLLKDYKNIFGFSVSHTTRQPRPGEVNGKDYHFVTREQMQKEIDAGEFIEHAEFSGNMYGTSKGAVQAVQAQNQICVLDIDIQGVKNIKKTDLNPIYISVQPPSIDILEKRLRDRKTETEESLLKRLTAARVDLELSKEPGLFDLVIINDDLEKAYSELKEILLEEIKKTQESRKS; encoded by the exons ATGCAGGGACCAAGACCAGTGGTTCTGAGTGGCCCATCGGGTGCAGGAAAGAGCACTTtgttaaagaaattacttaaagATTACAAGAACATCTTTGGCTTCAGCGTCTCCC ATACCACGAGGCAGCCAAGACCCGGAGAAGTAAATGGCAAAG ATTACCACTTTGTGACCAGAgagcaaatgcagaaagaaattgaTGCTGGCGAATTCATCGAGCACGCAGAGTTCTCGGGAAATATGTACGGGACAAG TAAAGGTGCAGTGCAGGCTGTTCAGGCCCAGAACCAGATCTGCGTCCTTGACATTGACATCCAGGGCGTGAAGAACATCAAGAAGACAGACCTGAACCCCATCTACATCTCCGTGCAGCCTCCATCCATAGACATCTTG GAAAAAAGACTACGTGACCGAAAGACtgagacagaagaaagtttACTGAAGCGTTTGACGGCAGCCCGTGTAGATTTGGAACTTA GTAAAGAGCCCGGCCTGTTTGACTTGGTCATTATAAACGATGATTTAGAAAAAGCCTATTCTGAATTGAAGGAGATACTCCTGGAG GAAATCAAGAAGACCCAAGAATCCAGGAAGTCCTGA
- the LOC104643684 gene encoding guanylate kinase isoform X1: MSWRRLRGPIARAAAMQGPRPVVLSGPSGAGKSTLLKKLLKDYKNIFGFSVSHTTRQPRPGEVNGKDYHFVTREQMQKEIDAGEFIEHAEFSGNMYGTSKGAVQAVQAQNQICVLDIDIQGVKNIKKTDLNPIYISVQPPSIDILEKRLRDRKTETEESLLKRLTAARVDLELSKEPGLFDLVIINDDLEKAYSELKEILLEEIKKTQESRKS; this comes from the exons CCATGCAGGGACCAAGACCAGTGGTTCTGAGTGGCCCATCGGGTGCAGGAAAGAGCACTTtgttaaagaaattacttaaagATTACAAGAACATCTTTGGCTTCAGCGTCTCCC ATACCACGAGGCAGCCAAGACCCGGAGAAGTAAATGGCAAAG ATTACCACTTTGTGACCAGAgagcaaatgcagaaagaaattgaTGCTGGCGAATTCATCGAGCACGCAGAGTTCTCGGGAAATATGTACGGGACAAG TAAAGGTGCAGTGCAGGCTGTTCAGGCCCAGAACCAGATCTGCGTCCTTGACATTGACATCCAGGGCGTGAAGAACATCAAGAAGACAGACCTGAACCCCATCTACATCTCCGTGCAGCCTCCATCCATAGACATCTTG GAAAAAAGACTACGTGACCGAAAGACtgagacagaagaaagtttACTGAAGCGTTTGACGGCAGCCCGTGTAGATTTGGAACTTA GTAAAGAGCCCGGCCTGTTTGACTTGGTCATTATAAACGATGATTTAGAAAAAGCCTATTCTGAATTGAAGGAGATACTCCTGGAG GAAATCAAGAAGACCCAAGAATCCAGGAAGTCCTGA